The region CGGGCTGCCACCTCGACGCCGGCATGCTCGGCGACGCCCTGCGGGCGCTGGACCCGCCGCGGCGCTCGGTGGTCTTCGTGGAGAACGTGGGAAACCTGGTGTGCCCGGCGCTGTTCGACCTGGGGGAGCGGTTCCGGGTCGTGATCGCCTCGGTCACCGAGGGCGCGGACAAGCCGCTGAAGTACCCGCACATGTTCCGCACCGCCGACCTGGTGGTGCTGAACAAGGTCGACCTGCTGCCGCACCTGGACTTCGACGTCGAGGCGTTCGCCGCGAACGTGCGGCAGGTCAGGCCGCGAGCGCGGATCGTGGAGGTCTCGGCGACCACGGGCCAAGGGCTGGACCGCTGGTACGGCTGGCTGCGCGACAGCCTGGCGGATCCGGGAGACGCGGTCAGCGCAGCCGGTCCCGCGCCCCGGCGACAACCGCCTGACCGAAGCTGATCCCGCCGTCGTTGGCGGGCACCCGGGAGTGGGTCAGGGTGCGGAAGCCGCGCGACTCCAGCCGGGCCACCGTTCGTTCCAGCAGCAGCATGTTCTGGAACACCCCGCCCGAGAGGGCGACCGCGTGCAGGCCCGTCGAGAGCCTGATCCGCTCGCACGCTTCGGTGACCAGCCGCGCCAGTCCGTTGTGGAACCTCGCCGACACGACCGGTGGCCGCACACCGGCACGCACGTCGTGGACGGCGGCACGCACCAGGTCGGTTGCCGGAATGGCTCCGCCCCGCGGGTCTCCCGTCCGGTACGCGCCGGGTTCGTGCCGGTCGGCGAGCTGTTCGAGCTCGATGGCGGCCTGGCCCTCGTAGCTGACCATGTCGCGGACGCCGAGGATCGCGGCCACCGCGTCGAAGAGCCTGCCCGCGCTCGAGGTCAGCGGCGAGTTGAGGCCGTGCTCGACGAGCTGGGCGACCTCCGGCCAGCTCGGGTTGCGGCGCAGCACTTCGTCCTCCGCCAGCTCCCCGCATGCGATCAGGTGGGAGACCGCCATCCGCCAGGGCTGGCGGATCGCTGCCGCGCCACCGGGCATGGGGACCGGCGCGAGGTGCGCCGCGCGTTCGAAGTCGGCGAGTCCGGCCACCAGGAACTCCCCGCCCCACAGGGTGCCGTCGGTGCCGTAGCCCAGCCCGTCGAAGGCGACGCCGATCACCGGTCCGGTCTCGGTGTTGTCGGCCAGGCAGGAGGCGATGTGCGCGTGGTGGTGCTGGACGCCGGTCAGCTCGACGCCGGTCAGCTCGCGGGCGTACTTGGTCGACAGGTACTCGGGGTGCAGGTCGTGCGCCACGATCGCGGGCCGCACGTCGAACAGCTTGCGGAAGTGCTCGACGCCACTGGTGAACGACTTCAGCGTCTCGTAGTTCTCCAGGTCCCCGATGTGGTGGGAGACGAAGACGTGCCGCTGCTTGGCGACGCTGAAGGTGTTCTTCAGCTCCGCGCCGCAGGCGAGCACGGGACGCGGGAACTCCCAGGGCACCGCGAGTGGTTCCGGGGCGTAGCCGCGGGACCGGCGCACCAGCATCGGCCGGCCGCGGAACGCGCGCACCACCGAGTCGTCGGTGCGGACGTGGATGGGTCGGTCGTGGGTGAGGAACGCGTCGGCGATGCCGGAAAGCCGTCGCAACGCGTCGTCGTCCTGGTGGGCGATCGGTTCGTCGGAGACGTTGCCGCTGGTGAGCACGATCGGTGTGGCGCATCGGCGCAGCAGGAGGTGGTGCAGCGGCGTGTACGGCAGCATGAGCCCCAGACGCGGGTTGCCCGGCGCCACGGCGGGGGCGATCGGCCCCGTGCCGGACCGCAGCCGCAGCAGCACGATCGGGCGACGGCGCGAGGTCAGCAGCTCGGCCTCGGTGTCGTCGAGGGTGACCAGCTCGCGGGCGTGGTCCACAGTGGCCACCATCACCGCGAACGGCTTGTCCTCGCGCAGCTTCCGCTTGCGCAGCGCCAGCGCCGCGTCCTCGTCGGTGGCGTCCACCGCGAGGTGGTAGCCGCCGAGTCCCTTGACCGCGAGCACTTCGCCACGCGCGAGCACCGCCGCGGCCTCCTCGACCGGGTCGCCCCCGCGCGGAGCACCGGAGGCGTCGAGCAGGGCGAGCGTCGGCCCGCACGCCCGGCAGCACACCGGCTGCGCGTGGAAGCGCCGGTCGGCGGTGTCGCCGTACTCCGCGGCGCAGGCGGCGCACATGGCGAAGCCGGCCATCGTGGTCAGCGGACGGTCGTAGGGCACGTCGCGGACGATGGTGAACCGCGGACCGCAGTTGGTGCAGTTGACGAAGGGATAGCCGAAGCGCCGGTCGCCGGGGTCCGACAGCTCGCGGAGGCAGTCGTCGCAGGTGGCGCTGTCGGCCGACACGAGCGCTTCGCGGTGGCCTGCCGAGGAGCTGGCGACGATGTGGAAACCGGTGTCGCCCAACGGCTCCACCGGCACCGCCGCGACGTCCTCGACCACCGCCAGCGGCGGGGCCTGCGGCCGCAGGGACGCCACGAACAGCTCGACGGCTTCCTCGGTGCCCTCCACCTCGATGAACACGCCGTGCAGGTCGTTGCCGACGTGTCCGGCCAGACCGAGCCGGGTGGCCAGCGAATGGACGAAAGGGCGGAAACCCACGCCCTGCACCACACCCTGGACCCTGACCCGCACCCGGACTCGCCCGTTCACCCGTCCAGTGTCGCGCCGGTACGCGGCCACAGCCATCCGGCGGAACCGGCGCCGATCCGCGTTCTTCCTTGCACCGACGGTGTTTTCGCGCTGCCGGTAGCCGCGAACTGTCCTCCAGTCGGTGGCGTCCTGCCGCCCGGATGTGCTAAGTCGGGAGGCATGGTCATCCGGATCCCCACGCCCAGTGATGTTCTCGGCCTGGCGAAGTCCACGGTCGGGTGGGCAGTCGAGTCGGCCACCGCGGTCGCCGCCTTACCGGGCCGCGTGCTCGGGCTGGTCGACGGGGCGGAGGCCCTGCTGACCCGCGTGCAGGCGGTCGTCGACCGCGCCGACGAGCTCGTCCAGCGCACCACGAGGACCGCCGAGGACGCCGAGGCGCTGCTGCGGGACACCCGCGCGGTCGCCGACGCGGCCCGCGCGGCGGTGGCCGACGCGGGGCGCATCGCCGCCTCCGCCGAGGGCCTGGTCAACCGCGCGGGTGGTGTCACCGACGAGGCGGCGAAGACGATCGTCGTGGCCCAGCGCGCGACCTCCACCGCAGACGGGCTGCTGGCCGCCTACGCGCCGACGGCGCGGCGGTTCGCCCCGCTGGCCGACCGGTTCGTCGACGAGCTCTCCGACAAGGAGGTCGAGGCCGCGATCCGGCTGGTGGACGAGCTGCCCGTGCTGACCGACCACGTGCTCCGGGACGTGCTGCCGATCCTGCGCACCCTGGACCGCGTCGGCCCCGAGATCCACGAGCTGCTGGAGGTCACCCACGACGTCCGGCGCGCGATAGTCGGCATCCCCGGCTTCCAGTTCTTCCGGCGCAGGGGCGAGGAGCGGGTCAGCGAGGAGGAGGTCGCCAAGCCGGAGGTCGACCACTACGGCCCCGGTCCGGCGGCGGACTCGCCGCGGTAGCCCGCCGCGGCGCGAAGCGCGCCGGCTCGGCGCCGACCGAGCCGGCTCGGCGCCGACCGAGCCGGCTCGGTACGGACCGCACCGCACGAGCCCTTCCGCCAGGCTCGCCGAGTTCTCGCCCCGCCCGGCGCGACACGGGTCGCCGCGCCGGAAGGCACGGCCTCAGGTTGACGCGCGCCTGCTCGCTTCCTGGACGTCGCGCAGCAGGGCCGCCGCGGCGGTGCTGGTCGGGTCGCTGGTGATGGCCACCGTCTCCCAGGTCGGCGCGGGGGAGGCGAGCGGGACGAAGCGCACCTGCCCGTTCTTGGCCGAGAACGACCGCGGCACCAGCGCGATGCCCAGCCCGCAGGCGACCAGCTCCAGCAGCGAGTGCACGTCGGTGACCTCGAGGGCGACCCGCCGCTCGACCCCCGTTTCCGCCAGCACGCGGTCGACCACGTCGCGTGTTCCCCAGTCGGGGTGGAAGTCGACGAACGGCTGCTCGCCGAGCTCGCGCGGGTCGACCCGGTCGCGCTCGGCCATCGGGTGGTCACCGGCGCAGGCCAGGACCAGCGGCTCGGTGTCGAGGCTGTGCACCAGCACGCCGTCCGGGCAGCGGGCGGGCCGGACGGCGAACGCGAGGTCCAGGCGTCCGGCACGCACTTGCTCCGCGAGGTCTCCAGAGCCGCCCTGGCGGAGCCGGACCTCGATGCCGGGGTGCGCGGTGACGAACCCGGCCAGCACCGGGGGCAGGTCCACCACGTGCAGGCACTGCAACGTGCCGATGGACAGCTCACCTCGCAGCAGCCCGCGTACGGCCGCGACGGCGTCGCGTGCCGAGTCGACCGCGCAGAGTGCCCGCCGGGCCTCGTGGAGCAGGGCGTGACCGGCGGCGGTGAGCGTGACGTTGCGGGTCGTGCGGTGGAACAGCCGTGCGCCCAGCTCCCGCTCCAGCGACCGGATCGACGCCGACAGCCCGGACTGGGCGACGTGCAGCCGCTTGGCGGCCCGGGTGAAGTGGCACTCCTCCGCGACCGCGACGAAGTACTCCAGTTGCCGCAGCTCCATTCGGATCAATCGCTCTCGTTGCTTGAATCGATCGTTTTCTTCTGTTGGACAGCTTAATCGGTCCAGGGCAGGCTTGGCCCGTCATCCCCGCACCCCGACTGGAGGAACCTGATGGCGACCCGCGCTGACGAACCCGCCCCGGACCGCTACGAACGGATGCCCTACCGGCGCTGCGGCCGCAGCGGACTGCGACTGCCCGCGGTGTCGCTGGGCCTGTGGCACAACTTCGGCGACGACCGGCCGTTCGAGGTGGGCAGCCGGATCGTGCGCCGCGCGTTCGACCTCGGCGTCACGCACTTCGACCTGGCCAACAACTACGGCACGCCCTACGGTTCGGCGGAGCGCAACTTCGGCCGCATGCTCGCGGGCGACCTGCGCGGACACCGCGACGAGCTGGTCATCTCGACCAAGGCGGGCAACGACATGTGGCCCGGGCCCTACGGCGTCGGCGGGTCGCGCAAGTACCTCACCGCATCGCTGGACCAGTCGTTGCGCCGCCTGGGGGTGGACTACGTCGACATCTTCTACTCGCACCGCTTCGACCCCGACACCCCGGTGGAGGAGACGATGGGCGCGCTGGCATCCGCGGTGCGCCAGGGCAAGGCGCTCTACGTCGGCATCTCCTCGTACTCGCCCGAGCAGACCCGCGAAGCCGAGGCCCTGCTGCGCGCCGAAGGCGTGCCGCTGCTGATCCACCAGCCCTCGTACTCGATGTTCGACCGCTGGATCGAACCGGAGCTGCTCGACGTCGTGGGCGACGCGGGTGTCGGCTGCATCGCCTTCTCACCGCTCGCGCAGGGTCTGCTGACCGACCGCTACCTCGACGGCGTGCCGGCGGACTCGCGGGCCAGGAGAGCCACCTCGCTGTCTTCGGACCTGCTCTCCGACGAGGTGCTCGCGCGGGTGCGCGCGCTCGACGGCATCGCCGGACGCCGCGGCCAGTCGCTGGCCGCGCTCGCGCTGACCTGGGCGCTGCGCGATCCCCGGATGACGTCGGTGCTGGTCGGCGCCAGCTCGGTCGAGCAGCTGGAGAGCAACCTCGCCGCGGTCGACGCGGCTCCGCTGACCGCCGACGAGCTCGAAGAGATCGACCGGTACGCCGCCGTCGCCGGAACGGACCTCCGCCGGACCCTCCAGGGGGTGCCCGCCGGGGCCTGAGCCGGGTTCAGACCGCCGGGTGGGTTTCCGGGTGTGCGCGCCACCAGCGGTGGAACACCGGGTTGTCGCCGACGTGGGCCAGGTAGGCGTGGGCGAGCTCGCGGTAGAGGGTGCCGGCCTGCTCGCGGGTCAGGTGGTCCTGCCGCCAGGCCACCACGAGCCTGGCCACCAGCGGCTCGCCGTCGAGCGGGAGCACGACCGCACCTTCGGGCGCCGGCCACGACGGGTCGACCAGCCGGATCGCGTGGCCGCCCGCGACCAGTTCCCGCGCGCCGCCGCTGGGCGCCTCGAACCGCACCCTCGGCTCGAACCCGGCGGCGAGGCAGGCCGCGCGCAGCGATGCCAGCGAGCCGTCGTCGGAGCCCGGCGGCCCGACCCACGACTCGTCGCGCAGGTCGGCCAGCCGGACGCGATTTTCCCGTGCCAGCCGGTGTTTCGCCGACAGCGCGACGAAGATCGGGTAGCGGGGGACCAGCGCGCGCCCGGTCACCGGTCGTTCAAGGGGCACGTCATGGCCTTCCATGTGGGCCACCAGCGCGGCGTCGTAGCGCCCGCTCGCCAGGGCGTCGCCCAGCACCGCCGCCGACGACTCGATGTGCAGCGTGACACCGTGGCCGGGCAGCGCGACCGGGGCGCGCTCGGCGATGCTGGGCACGCACGCCAGGTGCGCGCATCCCAGCCGCATCGGACGCGACGGCGGCGGTGCGCCCGGCAGGTCGCCGAACAGCGAGTCCACTTCCGAGAGCACGATCCTGGCCCGGTCGATGACGCGGCGCCCGAAGGGCGTCGGCGAAACTCCGGTGCGGCTGCGGAGGAACAGCGCGTCGCCCAGGGCCTTCTCGATGCCGCTGAGGTGGGTGCTCAGCGCGGGCTGGCTGAGCCCGACCCTGGCCGCCGCCCGCGTGATGCTGCCGGTCTCCGCGATGGCGCAGATCATGCGGAGCTCACGGATGTCGAGTGCCATAGCAGAACTCTATGGCTCCGCCTATGACTCCGGGCGATCTTCCGCTGCCAGACTTCCCGCGGCGCAGGCACTTTTCCGGCCTCCGGCCGCGGATCGCGCGGCGAACCCGGGACGTGCGAGCGCCGGTTGGAGGCCCGCGCCGGGCCGTCGCCATCCTGGGAGGTACACCGTGCTGTTGAAACGCTTGCGCGCCAGGTACGACAGGCACCTGTCGCCGGTGCGGGTCGCTGGCCGCGTCTGCTCGTCCTCGCCGTGTCAGCGCTCGTCACGGCCACCGCCGCGCCGGCTTCAGTGACCGCCGCACCGCAAGCGGCGATCGACCCCGGCCCCGCCGTCGCGCGGACGGCGCCGAACCGGACCTGGCTGCCGCCCGAGGAACGACCGCCGCGTTCGGCCGACACCGCCGCGCTGCGACGTGAACACGACGACCCGGTGCAGAGCCCGCCGCGACCGTCGACGCACGCAGCCGACGAGCCGATGGCCTGCGATCCGGCGAACTTCACCGGCAACACCGGCGCCGAGCTCGTGCGCCAGATCCGGGCCGTCCCGACCGAATGCATCAACACGCTGTTCCGGTTGACGGGCAGCGATGCCCACGGCGCCTTCCGCGAGGAGCAGATGGTGACCGTCGCCAACGCCTACCGCGACAACGCCCTCGGCTACCCCGGGGACAACAGCACCGCCACCGCGCAACTCGTGCTGTACCTGCGCGCGGGCTACTACGCGCAGTGGAACCGGCCCGACGTGGTGGGGGAGTACGGGCCGGCGCTCAAGAGCGCGATCCAGGGCGCCTTGGACGCGTTCTTCGCCAATCCCCGCTCCGGCACCGTCAGCGACGCCAACGGCGAGGTGCTGGCCGAGTCGGTGACGCTCATCGACAGCTCGCAGGAGAACGCCCGCTATCTGGCCGTCGTCCAGCGGTTGCTTTCCGACTACAACAGTTCCTACGACCAGTACTGGTGGATGGTCAACGCGGTCAACAACGTCTACACGGTGCTGTTCCGCGGGCACCAGCTCCCCGAGTTCGTCGACGCGGTGCAGGCCGATCCCGCCGTGCTGGCGGTCCTGCGCGGTTTCGCGCTGGAGCACCTCGACCTGCTCGGCACCGAGCGCGCGTACCTGACCTCCAACGCCGGCCGCGAGCTGGCGCGCTTCCTACAGCACGAAGCGATGCGACCGACCGTGCGGCCGATGGTCCGGGAGCTGCTGGGCCGCAGTGAGATGACCGGGCCGACCGCGGCGCTGTGGGTCGGGGTGGCCGAGATGACCGACGCCCACGACCGGGAGAACTGCGCCGAGTACGGGACCTGCGACCTGCAACGGCGGCTGGCCGATGCCGTGCTGACCGTCCGGCACACCTGCTCCCCGAGCATCGCGGTCCGGGCGCAGCAGATGACCGCCGGGGAACTGGAAGCGACCTGCACCAGCCTGATCGGTCAGGACGCCTTCTTCCACGACAAGGTCCAGGACGGCGGCAGGCCAGTCGCCGACGACAACAACACCACGGTCGAGGTCGTCGCCTTCGACTCCAGCGCCGACTACCAGACCTACGCGGGCGCCGTCTTCGGCATCGACACCAACAACGGTGGCATGTACCTGGAAGGCGACCCGGCCGCGCCCGGCAACCAGCCGAGGTTCATCGCCTACGAGGCCGAATGGCAGCGCCCGCAGTTCGCGATCTGGAACCTCAACCACGAGTACACCCACTACCTCGACGGCCGCTTCGACATGTACGGCGACTT is a window of Saccharopolyspora erythraea NRRL 2338 DNA encoding:
- a CDS encoding collagenase produces the protein MSALVTATAAPASVTAAPQAAIDPGPAVARTAPNRTWLPPEERPPRSADTAALRREHDDPVQSPPRPSTHAADEPMACDPANFTGNTGAELVRQIRAVPTECINTLFRLTGSDAHGAFREEQMVTVANAYRDNALGYPGDNSTATAQLVLYLRAGYYAQWNRPDVVGEYGPALKSAIQGALDAFFANPRSGTVSDANGEVLAESVTLIDSSQENARYLAVVQRLLSDYNSSYDQYWWMVNAVNNVYTVLFRGHQLPEFVDAVQADPAVLAVLRGFALEHLDLLGTERAYLTSNAGRELARFLQHEAMRPTVRPMVRELLGRSEMTGPTAALWVGVAEMTDAHDRENCAEYGTCDLQRRLADAVLTVRHTCSPSIAVRAQQMTAGELEATCTSLIGQDAFFHDKVQDGGRPVADDNNTTVEVVAFDSSADYQTYAGAVFGIDTNNGGMYLEGDPAAPGNQPRFIAYEAEWQRPQFAIWNLNHEYTHYLDGRFDMYGDFAESTSTPTVWWLEGIGEYISYSYRDLPYQEAIEEAGRHTYPLSELWNTTYDADTARVYRWGYLAVRYMAERHPAELASVLGHHRTGDWQAARDLLTRTIGTSFDQDWHTWLDQCAAGACARP
- a CDS encoding LysR family transcriptional regulator, producing the protein MALDIRELRMICAIAETGSITRAAARVGLSQPALSTHLSGIEKALGDALFLRSRTGVSPTPFGRRVIDRARIVLSEVDSLFGDLPGAPPPSRPMRLGCAHLACVPSIAERAPVALPGHGVTLHIESSAAVLGDALASGRYDAALVAHMEGHDVPLERPVTGRALVPRYPIFVALSAKHRLARENRVRLADLRDESWVGPPGSDDGSLASLRAACLAAGFEPRVRFEAPSGGARELVAGGHAIRLVDPSWPAPEGAVVLPLDGEPLVARLVVAWRQDHLTREQAGTLYRELAHAYLAHVGDNPVFHRWWRAHPETHPAV
- the hypF gene encoding carbamoyltransferase HypF — protein: MAVAAYRRDTGRVNGRVRVRVRVQGVVQGVGFRPFVHSLATRLGLAGHVGNDLHGVFIEVEGTEEAVELFVASLRPQAPPLAVVEDVAAVPVEPLGDTGFHIVASSSAGHREALVSADSATCDDCLRELSDPGDRRFGYPFVNCTNCGPRFTIVRDVPYDRPLTTMAGFAMCAACAAEYGDTADRRFHAQPVCCRACGPTLALLDASGAPRGGDPVEEAAAVLARGEVLAVKGLGGYHLAVDATDEDAALALRKRKLREDKPFAVMVATVDHARELVTLDDTEAELLTSRRRPIVLLRLRSGTGPIAPAVAPGNPRLGLMLPYTPLHHLLLRRCATPIVLTSGNVSDEPIAHQDDDALRRLSGIADAFLTHDRPIHVRTDDSVVRAFRGRPMLVRRSRGYAPEPLAVPWEFPRPVLACGAELKNTFSVAKQRHVFVSHHIGDLENYETLKSFTSGVEHFRKLFDVRPAIVAHDLHPEYLSTKYARELTGVELTGVQHHHAHIASCLADNTETGPVIGVAFDGLGYGTDGTLWGGEFLVAGLADFERAAHLAPVPMPGGAAAIRQPWRMAVSHLIACGELAEDEVLRRNPSWPEVAQLVEHGLNSPLTSSAGRLFDAVAAILGVRDMVSYEGQAAIELEQLADRHEPGAYRTGDPRGGAIPATDLVRAAVHDVRAGVRPPVVSARFHNGLARLVTEACERIRLSTGLHAVALSGGVFQNMLLLERTVARLESRGFRTLTHSRVPANDGGISFGQAVVAGARDRLR
- the mgrA gene encoding L-glyceraldehyde 3-phosphate reductase: MATRADEPAPDRYERMPYRRCGRSGLRLPAVSLGLWHNFGDDRPFEVGSRIVRRAFDLGVTHFDLANNYGTPYGSAERNFGRMLAGDLRGHRDELVISTKAGNDMWPGPYGVGGSRKYLTASLDQSLRRLGVDYVDIFYSHRFDPDTPVEETMGALASAVRQGKALYVGISSYSPEQTREAEALLRAEGVPLLIHQPSYSMFDRWIEPELLDVVGDAGVGCIAFSPLAQGLLTDRYLDGVPADSRARRATSLSSDLLSDEVLARVRALDGIAGRRGQSLAALALTWALRDPRMTSVLVGASSVEQLESNLAAVDAAPLTADELEEIDRYAAVAGTDLRRTLQGVPAGA
- a CDS encoding LysR family transcriptional regulator, translated to MELRQLEYFVAVAEECHFTRAAKRLHVAQSGLSASIRSLERELGARLFHRTTRNVTLTAAGHALLHEARRALCAVDSARDAVAAVRGLLRGELSIGTLQCLHVVDLPPVLAGFVTAHPGIEVRLRQGGSGDLAEQVRAGRLDLAFAVRPARCPDGVLVHSLDTEPLVLACAGDHPMAERDRVDPRELGEQPFVDFHPDWGTRDVVDRVLAETGVERRVALEVTDVHSLLELVACGLGIALVPRSFSAKNGQVRFVPLASPAPTWETVAITSDPTSTAAAALLRDVQEASRRAST